AACCTTTTAAAACCCGAATTATTTCTAAATAAATTAAAAACTTTTTTAGACCTCAACATATAAAAACAAAATTAGAATGAACAACAAAAAACCTATATCGGCATTATTAATTACTTTTAATGAAGAACAACATATTGAAAGATATATTCGTGATGCGGAATATGCGGATGAAATTATTATTGTTGACTCTAATAGCACAGACAAAACCACTGAAATTGCAAGCCAATTTCCGAAAGTTAAAATATTTAAACGCGCTTTTAAAAATTTTTCAGACCAACGAAATTTTGCGCTACAACAAGCACAACACGAATGGGTTACTTTTTTTGATGCGGATGAAGAGTTAACACCAGCCTTACAAAATGAAATTGTTGCAAAAGTAGCCAATCCTGAAGGAATTGATGTTTTTATTGGCTATCATGATTTTTATTTTAAAAATAAAAAAGTTTCTTTTTCTGGGCAGCAAAACGTTAATGCTCCGCGTTTATTCAAAAAAAGCGCTTGCAAATATAACGAATCTTTAAAGGTTCATGAACAATTGGAATTTGTAGGCAAAAGCGGTAAACTAAAAAACAAAATTAAACACCATACCTTTAGCGATGATAAAAAATATTTAGATAAGCTTAACGGCTATTCGTATTTACGTGCTGAAGAATTATATAATAAAAAATTAAAACCAACATTTTATCATTTTTATATTAAGCCTGCTTATCGATTTATTAATTATTATTTGATACGGTTAGGTATTTTAGATGGTAAAGAAGGTTATACGATAGCAAAACTTCATGCCATATCTATTCAAAATAGATACAAATATTTAAACGAATTATATGCAAAAAACAAAGCCATTGATTAATCAATGGCTTTGTTTTTTATTTATTTAAGTACTTCTTTTTAAAAGCTTGTTTTTTATGATATTTAGTCTGAAAACTTGAAGTTTCTTTCCACATTAAATCAAAAATTTCTTGTTCTGTTTTTTCAGTATATAACTTAGCATATTCTTTACTCATGGCAGCTACCATTTCTTGCTTATGCGTTAATCTAGAAAGATTTTTCATGCGTAGTTCAAAACTCATGGTTTCATGAAAACTCATTCTATTTAAATCAACTAAATAAAAATCATACTTATTTTCATCAACTTGCTTTATTAACGTATTACCGGGAGAATGATCTTTAAATTCAATTCCATTTTCATGTAATTGAAAACAAAAGCCAACAAACTGCTTTAAAATTTCTGCATGATTGGGCCATTCGGGTTGTAAAACCAATTCTCTGTATGTTAAATCTGCATCAATATGTTCACAGAAATAATATGAATCTTGTAAACCAATTATGTTTTTGTTTTCTATATAAGCAATAGGATTTGGAGTTCCGATGCCTTTTTTAAGCAAAATAGAAGCATATTCGAAAGATCTCTTAGCTTTACTTGGCCTAAAATACCCGTAAATAATTTTATTAATTAAAATAGGAACTTTAAATGCTTTAACGTTTATTTTATTTCCTAAATAATTAAAAATTTTAATTTTATTGCGTTTGCCATCGGCAAGCATTTGCCCAGAAGCATTAAAGTTTTTAGTAATCGAAATTAAATCGGCCTCACTAATTTGGCATGTTGGGTGAATTACTAAATTCATTTTTTATATAAAAATAAGTATTATAAATTTTGGCATAAGGTCTTAAACCAACCTTTAACAGTGTATTTTTCGTAAATATTTGGAGACAAAGGTACGTAATCTGTTTCGAAAAACTGTTTGTCAATTTCAATCAAATCTTCATTTAGAATCAAACAATTTTGAGGATTATAAAAATCATAATTTACAATATCTTTATTGGTTGTTATTATTTTTTTCTGATATCCCAAACTTTCAAAAATTCTAAAACTTAATCCCATTTGTTTTTCTCTTGCTATATCCAATAAAATTTGTGCCTGTTTTTCAAGTTCTTCAACCTGATCTAGGCTAAGTTTTTTTGTTATAACTTCTATGTTTTTATAACTTTTTCTTTTTTTACTATCAAACACTAATAACTTGTATGGCAATTGCAAAGCTTTAAACTGCGCAGCCAACTTGTCAATAAATTTCACTCTTTTTCCTGCCGAGCAAATGTTAAAAATAACGTATTTGTAGCTTTTAACTTTACACGGCGAAGTATAAATCCAATTAGGGAGAAAATAAAACCCAAATTGCTTACAATCTTCAGGATCAAAAGAAAATGTTACATCAAAACACGTTCCCGCTTTTTTAATTCTTGGACAACGTGTTGCGCTGTCATTAAAAAAACCAACAGAATGTGTTGTATGTTTTTTAAATGCTTTTAAACTTTTACAGTCTATAAAATCACCTTTAATAGTAATTATTAAATCTTGTTTAGGTGCATTACCAAGTTTTTTTAAAATCTGTTTTCCATAAAAAACATGTTTGATATTCTTTTTTAAAAATGTTTTTGCAGCAAAATTATAAACTCTATAAAATATGTTGGGATATTGATAGCGTATTTTATGAAAATCGATATGCTCAACCTGATGTCCTAACTCAGCTAATTCTGAGGCAAGTGTTTGGTTTAGCCCCCAATTATCATAAGATATAATCGTTATTTTCATACTATGTATTTTAACAAATGTAAACCTTTTACAGCACTATTAACCGTATAATTTGTTAGATATTTTATAATTAGCAAATTATTAATAATTTGTTTTAACAAAAGTCAAATTTTAATAAAACATCAACAAATTGGAGCTCTGAAAAAGTTTATTTTTTATTTTCCTTTTTAAAATTATAAGGATAAATATCTGTTTTAAAATTTATACCGTATCTTTGCAAAAGCAATTTTTTATAGCTTATTAATTGGCCTAAAAACCTTGAAAAGCATTGCTTAAAATTAAAACACAATTGTACATGGATGCTATAAATACTGAAGTACATAATGCATACGAAGTAATAAAAAACGGTGGAATTATTTTATATCCTACTGATACCGTTTGGGGAATTGGTTGTGATGCAACAAACCCAGAAGCAGTAAAAAAAATATATGCGTTAAAAAAACGCGAAGAAACTAAAAGTATGATTGCCTTATTAAACGGCGATAGAATGCTTTATAATATTTTTAGAGAAATTCCTGAAACCGCTTTTCAAATCATGGATTTGTCTGAAAAACCTACAACCTTAATTTTAGATCAGCCCAAAAATGTGGCAGCTAATTTAATTGCTCCAGATAATACCTTGGGTGTGCGTTTGGTTAAAGAACCTTTTTGTTACAAATTAATGGAACGTATGAAAAAACCATTAGTTTCTACCTCAGCAAACATTTCAGGGCAACCTACGCCAAAAACATTTGCAGAAATTGATCCTGAAATTATAAGTGGAGTTGATTATGTAGTAAACATACAACGCGATAAAGTATGCAAAAAACCATCAACCATTATTAAACTTACGCTAGACAGCAAAGTAACTATTATACGTAAATAAACATTTACGACAAGGAATACCAAAACATGAATTTAAAACACGAATTACAACATTCTATTTTTAATATTATAGCACAAGCTGCTCAACAACTTAACGTAGAATGTTATGTTATTGGCGGTTTTGTGCGCGATTTACTTTTACAACGCAATCATAAAAAAGATATAGATATTGTTGCAGTTGGCAGTGGAATTGAATTAGCACTAAAAGTTTCTGAACTTATTCCGCATCATCCTAAAGTACAAGTTTTTAAAAACTACGGAACTGCCATGTTACGTTATGACGATATGGATATTGAGTTTGTAGGCGCTCGCAAAGAAAGTTACAGGTTAGAAAGTAGAAACCCAATTGTTGAAGACGGAACTTTACAAGACGATCAAAACAGACGTGATTTTACCATTAATGCATTAGCTTTATCGTTAAATCCACAGAATTTTGGAGATTTACTAGATCCGTTTAATGGTTTAGAAGATTTAAAAAACAAGTGCATTAAAACGCCTTTAGATCCTGCTA
This genomic window from Flavobacterium agricola contains:
- a CDS encoding L-threonylcarbamoyladenylate synthase — encoded protein: MDAINTEVHNAYEVIKNGGIILYPTDTVWGIGCDATNPEAVKKIYALKKREETKSMIALLNGDRMLYNIFREIPETAFQIMDLSEKPTTLILDQPKNVAANLIAPDNTLGVRLVKEPFCYKLMERMKKPLVSTSANISGQPTPKTFAEIDPEIISGVDYVVNIQRDKVCKKPSTIIKLTLDSKVTIIRK
- a CDS encoding glycosyltransferase family 2 protein, whose translation is MNNKKPISALLITFNEEQHIERYIRDAEYADEIIIVDSNSTDKTTEIASQFPKVKIFKRAFKNFSDQRNFALQQAQHEWVTFFDADEELTPALQNEIVAKVANPEGIDVFIGYHDFYFKNKKVSFSGQQNVNAPRLFKKSACKYNESLKVHEQLEFVGKSGKLKNKIKHHTFSDDKKYLDKLNGYSYLRAEELYNKKLKPTFYHFYIKPAYRFINYYLIRLGILDGKEGYTIAKLHAISIQNRYKYLNELYAKNKAID
- a CDS encoding lipopolysaccharide kinase InaA family protein; translated protein: MNLVIHPTCQISEADLISITKNFNASGQMLADGKRNKIKIFNYLGNKINVKAFKVPILINKIIYGYFRPSKAKRSFEYASILLKKGIGTPNPIAYIENKNIIGLQDSYYFCEHIDADLTYRELVLQPEWPNHAEILKQFVGFCFQLHENGIEFKDHSPGNTLIKQVDENKYDFYLVDLNRMSFHETMSFELRMKNLSRLTHKQEMVAAMSKEYAKLYTEKTEQEIFDLMWKETSSFQTKYHKKQAFKKKYLNK